CGCGCAGCGCCGCGAAGTCAGCGGCGAAGCTGCTATCAAGGGTGTCGTACTGATCAATCACGGCGCTTGCCCCCGCGTAATCTCCCGCCGCGAAAAGCACCCGCGCCAGGCGCAAGCCGGCCAGGCTCTCAAGCAGCGGTGTCGGCGCCTTGCCAATAGCAGCGCGCAGCGCCTGCGCCGCAGGTTCGAGTCGGCCTTGATCGTTCTCCGCCTTAGCCAGCGCGAGCTGGCCGAAATAGGCATAGACGGTGGAACCGAATTCTTCGTTCAGGCGCGACTGCTGCTCCATGGCGACCGTGAGCAGGGGATTCGGCGCATCGCCGGTATTGGCATCGGAGGCGGGGCCAGCCTGGTCGGACTGCGGCTGGGCTGGGGGCTGGGCCGTGGGCGGGGCCGGGGGCTGGGCCGGCGGCGGCATGCTGGCCACCTGATCGGTGGTCATCAGCAGTTCCTCAAACGCAAGCGATGCCTGCTGGCCGCGCTGCTCTTGATAACCGGTCCAGCCGCGCCAGCCGAAGATGGCGGCCAGGCCGATGGCTACGCCGGTGACCACAGCGACGCCGTTTTCTTTCCACCACTTTTTGATGGCTTCGGCTTTTTCTTCGTCGGTTTGAAGATCGACCATGGATATTCCGTATTCTTTTTAACGATGAATGATAAAGCGGATAGCTGGCGTCCAGGGCCAGAGCCGTTATTGGAGGCTACTGCGACTGGCAGCCCGCTTCAGCCAGATAGTCGGCGAGATGATCGAGCGCGATGCGCTGCTGTTGCGCATCACCGCGCAGCGCCTTGACACCAATCTGCCCCTCAGCCAGCTCGTCGTCGCCAAGCACCAGCGCAAAGCGCGCACCGCTGCGATCTGCCTTCTTGAACTGGCTTTTGAAGCTGCCACCGCCGCAATGGCACAGCAGGCGCCAGCCGGGCAACCGCTCACGCACCTGCTCGGCCACCAATACCGCCTCGGCCTCGGCTTGCTCGCCAACGGCGACCAGGTAAAGGTCGGGTGCGTCATCAAGGTCCTCAGCGGTTGGCGCGCTGAGCTCCAGCAGCCGTTCCAGGCCCATCGCAAAACCGATGGCTGGCGTCGCACGACCACCGAGTTGCTCGACCAGGCCGTCGTAGCGACCGCCGGCACAAACGGTTCCCTGAGCGCCGAGCGCGTCGGTGATCCACTCGAAGACGGTGCGATTATAATAATCCAACCCACGCACCAGGCGCGGGTTGATCCGCACCTCAAGCCCGGCGCGCTCAAGCCCGCGGCAGAGCGCATTAAAATGCGCGCGCGACTCGCTGCCGAGATAATCGAGCAAACTGGGCGCGCCCTCAATCAGCGCTTGCAGCTTTGGGTTCTTGCTATCGAGCACCCGCAGCGGGTTGGTGCCGAGGCGGCGCTGGCTGTCTTCATCAAGTGCGTCGCGATGGCTCTGAAGATAGGCCACCAAATCCTCGCGGTAGCGCACGCGATCAGCCGGGTCGCCGAGGCTGTTCAGTTCCAGATGCAAATCATTAAGACCGAGCGCGTCCCACAGACGCCGCGTCAGCAGGATCTGCTCGAGATCGATATCAGGGCCGGCGAGCCCGAACACCTCGACACCGATCTGGTGAAATTGCCGATAGCGGCCGCGCTGCGGGCGTTCGCGCCGGAACATCGGGCCGGCATACCACAGCCGCTGCGGCTGACTGAGCAGCCCGTGCTCAATGGCTGCACGGACGCAACTCGCGGTGCCCTCCGGGCGCAGACTGAGGTAATCACCGCCGCGGTCCTCGAAGCTGTACATTTCCTTTTCGACGATGTCGGTGACCTCGCCGATGGAACGTCGAAAAAGCCCGCTCGGCTCGACCAGCGGCATGCGGATCTCGCGATAGCCGTAGCCGGCGAGCAGCGCACGCGCGCGCCCTTCCAGCCACTGCCAGCGGGCGCTGTCGGCGGGAAGGATGTCGTGCATGCCGCGCACGGCGCGAATCTGCTGGGAGTTCTGATCAGCCATGTCTGGATTGTGGTAATCGGGCGGGGAGAAACCGGCGTAGAGGAATCGCCCTTGGGCGCTCAGAGCGCGGCCGGGTCGAGGTCGAAGCGCGCGACATTGCCGCGTGCGACAGTCTGCACGTCGAAAGGCTTCCCGTCGATGGTGACAGCTACCGCCGTGGCGTTTCCGAGGATGATTGAATAGGGCGCGCGCCCGCCAAGCACTTCGCGATCGCCCTTATTCATTTCGCCGAACAGCTTGAACTCGCCGGTGGCATCGCGCACGTCAACCCAACAAGGCCCGTTGAAGGTCATGACGACTTCCGCCGTGCCAGATGGCGCGGCCTCGCCGGGGCGGTTGGTCGCGTCGGCGCTATCATTCTCCGCAGGGTTATCCTCTTCTCCGGCACCGGCGATGGTGCTGGCGTTCTCGCTGCCTTGATCGCCGGGTGCCGTCCCGGCATCCTGATCGGAGGGCGCAGCGGATTGCGGATTACCATCAGCCGGAGCACTGTTCTGCCCCGCTCCGGATTCTGCTCCACTGGCCGCCGCATCCCCTTCTGCCTCGGATACTTCGGCAGCATCTTGGGCCGCCGCAGGATCGCCATCGGCCGCTTCATTCGTGCCCGCGGTGGTCCCTGCCTCATCGCTATCCGCCGGCGGGCGCGGCAGCACGGGCTGGGGCACTCTCCCGCCCAGGGGCATCGCCTGAGTCTCCTCGCTTTCCGACTGGACGAAAAGATTGCCGAAGAACGCACTGCCGCCAAGTTGCGTCCACGCAAACCATATACCGCCTCCAAGCACCAGCACCAGAAGGACAATGATCAGCGGCAGCACGAAGGACCGGCTCTCGGCTTCCCGTTTTCGTTCAAGCGGCAGGACTGGACGGCTGCCGGCCGGCTGCAGGCGTCGGTACTGATCGAGCAGCGGCGCCGGGTCGAGCCCCAGCAGGCGCGCATAAGCACGCAGATAGCCGACCACGAAGACCTCGCTCGGCAAGCCGTCATAGTGGTCATCCTCGAGCGCCTCGATGGTCGCAGTCGACAGGTGCAGCTCGTGCGCCACATCCTTGAGGCTGACCTGGGCGGTCTCTCTGGCAACCCTGAGCTGGCGCCCGGGGCTGTCGTGCAGCGGGTCGGTTGTGTCGGTGTGAAGCGCGGGCGTCGGTTCTTCGATGCCCTGTATCAATTCAGACCGCAAGCGGTTTCGCGATGGCATAGTTTAGGGTCAGAGCTCCATGATCTCAGGTGCGTCAGGGAAGCGCTGGCGCAAAGAGGTTTCAAGCTGTTTGGCCGTGGCAGTATTACCCAATTCTCTCTCAATGCGCACCGCGAGAAGCAGCGCCTGCGGTCGGACCGTATTCCCGGCAACGGCAGAATAACGCGCCATGTAAATTCTTGCCTGCTCCGCGTTTCCGGCAGCGAAGGCATGACCAGCCATGCTGAGCAGGGCGGGGCCAAAAGTCGAATTCTTCTCGAGTGCCTGGCGCCAGTAGCGCTCTGCAGCGGTGGCGTCGCCGGCCCGCTTTGCGCAATCGGCGGCATTGGTCAAGGCGACTTCCGGATTCGAGTACAGTGGTGTGTCAAGCGCCTGCTGGAATTGCTTGTCCGCTTCTTTGTAGCGCTGCTGCTCACACAGCACAACACCCCAGGCATTGCGGTAGTCGGGGTTTTTCGAGTCGATCTGCACCGCCTTTTGAAACTGCGTTTCGGCCTCTTCGCGTTCGCCGATACGCTGGTAGACGATGGCCAGCATGTAATGGGCGCGCGCACTGCCGCGATCCTCGCGCACCGCCTGCTTCGCGCGCGTCAGCGCGGCGTCGATCTGCCCTCTTTGCAGATAGGCCGAGGCCATGTTGACGTAGAGATCGGCCGGACTTTCCGCCACAGTACCAAGCTCGACCTGCAGATCGCTGTCGTCAATGCCGTCGTTGTCGCCGACCGGCAGCAAGGTGGTGCAACCCGCGCCGAGCCCCGCGCCGAGCAAGGCTCCCGCGAGCATCGTGCCGCGCAGGACAGCGTTTGCTGCCGCTGCAGGATAAACCGGCGTGTGATGACTCATGCAGCAGGTCTCGCCACATCCACAGCGTCCCAGCGCACCGCGCGGCGGCGGTTTTCCACCCGCCCCACAAGCTGACCGCAGGCGGCGGCGATGCCCTCACCCCGCGTCTTGCGGGTGGTGGTCACCAGCCCGGCACCGATCAGGCGCATGCGAAAGGCATCAATGCGTTCGGGCGGGCTCGTCTCAAAGCCACTGCCAGCAAAGGGATTAAACGGAATCAGGTTCACCTTGGATGGTACCCCTTCAAGCAGGCGAATCAGCGCCTTGGCGTGAGCCAGGCTATCGTTGACACCATCGAGCATGACATATTCCCAGGTGATGCGTCGGCGCTTATCGTTGCCAGCGTAGGCCTTGCAGGCGGGAATGAGCTCCTCGAGCGGATATTTTTTGTTGATCGGCACGAGTTGGTCGCGCAGCGCGTTGTCCGGGGCATGCAGGGAGACCGCCAGCGAAACATCGGCGACCTCTTTTAATCGGTGAATATTCGGCACCAGGCCGGAGGTTGAAAGCGTCACCCGAGTCTTGGCGAGCATATAGGCCAGATCGTGGCACATGACTTCCATCGCATGCACCACGGCATCGAAATTGGCCAGCGGCTCCCCCATGCCCATCAGCACGACATTGCTCGGCGCGACACCAATGCGTCGGGTTGCGGTCCAGACCTGTCCGATGATCTCCCCAGGGGTGAGATTGCGGTTGAACCCCTGACGCGCGGTGGCGCAGAAGCGGCAGTCGAGCGCGCAGCCAACTTGCGACGACACGCACAGGGTGCGGCGCTTGCCCTCAGGAATAAACACCGTCTCCACCCGCTGCCCGTCGGCAAGCTCGAGCATCCATTTCACCGTGCCATCCGGCGCGGGTTGCTCGAGTGCGATACGCGGCAGCTCGCAGCGGCACTGCTGCGCAAGAGATTGGCGCATGGCGGCCGGTAGGTCGGTCATCGCCGCGAAGTCCAGCACGCCATGCTTGTGCAACCACTTGAACAGATTGCGACCATGAAACGCCTTGCCGCCATGGGCGACGGCAAGGCGCTCGCAGCCTTGCAGATCAAGCTCCAGTGGATTGACCGATTGCAGCATACTTGCTTTAGGAACTGGCTTTAGGAACTGGCTTTAGGAACTGGGGTTTAGCAAATGGGGTTTAGCGTCTGGGCTTAGCGCGTGCGCGCACAAGTCCCTTCGGGGAAGAAAAAGCTGATCTCGGTCGCGGCGGTATCGGGCGCGTCCGAGCCATGCACGGCATTTTCCGTAAAGGAATCAGCAAAGTCCGCGCGAATGGTACCGGGCGCGGCTTGCGCCGGGTTGGTGGCCCCCATGATTTCGCGGTTACGCGCAATGGCGTCATCACCCTCGAGCGCCATGGCCAGCACCGGACCGGACGTCATGAAGCCGACGAGCTCGTCGAAAAATGGTTTGCCCTGATGCACGGCGTAAAAGGCCGTCGCTTGCTCGCGCGTCATGTGCAGCATGCGCGCCGCAACAATGCGCAGGCCAGCTTTCTCGAACCGATCGCAAATGGCACCGATGGCGTTTTTGGCCACCGCGTTGGGTTTAATGATGGACAGGGTTTGCTCGACGCTCATGCGGACTCCTGGTGGGCTCACGCCCTGGTTAACGACTAGATTGAGCTGATAAATCACAGAAACAGGGTTGATCGGCGGACATGCGCAGGGTGCGCGAGCAGGCGCGTTTGCCGCTTGCGTTGGCCGCACGATCGATAATCGGCCCACAAGTCTAATCGGGAAAGGGTCCGGAAATCCATCCGTCGTGCGCAAAATCCCAAGCCATTACCCTTGCGCTCGCGTCGATTACCGTGACAGTCGCGCCCATGTTCGCGACAATTCGCGCAATTTCTATCTCGGCTGCGCTACCGCAGCCACCGGAGAAGCCCACTATGAGCGATTATGACCTGTTCAACGGCGATGCGGACGGCCTCTGCGCGCTACAGCAGTTACGCCTGGCAGAGCCGCGCGAAAGCACCTTGGTCACCGGCGTGAAGCGAGACATCGCGCTCCTTGAGAAGGTCGCACCGACAGCAGGCGACCGCCTGACGGTGCTCGACATCTCACTCGACAAAAACCGCGCAGCGCTGACGCGAGCGCTCGAGGCCGGCGCGAGCGTGCGCTGGTTCGACCACCATTACGCAGGCGAAATTCCCGCCCATGAGTGCTTCGAGGCCCACATCGACCCGCGCCCCGATCAAGGCACCAGCCTGCTGGTGAACCAGGCGCTCGATGGCGCCTTTCTGCCCTGGGCGCTGGTCGGCACCTTCGGCGACAATTTCGACGCCAATGCGCGGCGCCTGGCTGACGAGGCGGGCCTGTCTAGCGCGGACACCGAAGCCTTGCGCGAGCTTGGCATATTGCTCAACTACAACGGCTATGGCAGCCAGGTTGCTGACCTGCATTTTCCGCCCGATCAGCTTTTTCAGCGTCTGCATCCCTATCGCAACCCGCTTGAGTTCATCGCCGCCGACGCTGCCTTTGCCCAACTGCGCGCCGGCCATGCTGAGGACATGGAGCGCGCGCGGGCACTTAAACCAACGCTGGAAACCGCGACCCACTGCGTGCTGCAACTGCCGGCGCAAGCTTGGACGCGACGGGTCAGCGGCGTGCTCGGCAATGCACTTGCACAACAGGCGCCCGGCCGCGCCCATGCGCTGCTGACCGCGCTCGATCAAGGCGGTTACCTGGTTAGCGTCCGCGCG
Above is a genomic segment from Thiorhodovibrio litoralis containing:
- a CDS encoding YfgM family protein, which translates into the protein MVDLQTDEEKAEAIKKWWKENGVAVVTGVAIGLAAIFGWRGWTGYQEQRGQQASLAFEELLMTTDQVASMPPPAQPPAPPTAQPPAQPQSDQAGPASDANTGDAPNPLLTVAMEQQSRLNEEFGSTVYAYFGQLALAKAENDQGRLEPAAQALRAAIGKAPTPLLESLAGLRLARVLFAAGDYAGASAVIDQYDTLDSSFAADFAALRGDIALTENRVEDARAAYEQALDGDAATAGLVRLKLQDLPAPSDS
- the hisS gene encoding histidine--tRNA ligase; protein product: MADQNSQQIRAVRGMHDILPADSARWQWLEGRARALLAGYGYREIRMPLVEPSGLFRRSIGEVTDIVEKEMYSFEDRGGDYLSLRPEGTASCVRAAIEHGLLSQPQRLWYAGPMFRRERPQRGRYRQFHQIGVEVFGLAGPDIDLEQILLTRRLWDALGLNDLHLELNSLGDPADRVRYREDLVAYLQSHRDALDEDSQRRLGTNPLRVLDSKNPKLQALIEGAPSLLDYLGSESRAHFNALCRGLERAGLEVRINPRLVRGLDYYNRTVFEWITDALGAQGTVCAGGRYDGLVEQLGGRATPAIGFAMGLERLLELSAPTAEDLDDAPDLYLVAVGEQAEAEAVLVAEQVRERLPGWRLLCHCGGGSFKSQFKKADRSGARFALVLGDDELAEGQIGVKALRGDAQQQRIALDHLADYLAEAGCQSQ
- a CDS encoding RodZ domain-containing protein — encoded protein: MPSRNRLRSELIQGIEEPTPALHTDTTDPLHDSPGRQLRVARETAQVSLKDVAHELHLSTATIEALEDDHYDGLPSEVFVVGYLRAYARLLGLDPAPLLDQYRRLQPAGSRPVLPLERKREAESRSFVLPLIIVLLVLVLGGGIWFAWTQLGGSAFFGNLFVQSESEETQAMPLGGRVPQPVLPRPPADSDEAGTTAGTNEAADGDPAAAQDAAEVSEAEGDAAASGAESGAGQNSAPADGNPQSAAPSDQDAGTAPGDQGSENASTIAGAGEEDNPAENDSADATNRPGEAAPSGTAEVVMTFNGPCWVDVRDATGEFKLFGEMNKGDREVLGGRAPYSIILGNATAVAVTIDGKPFDVQTVARGNVARFDLDPAAL
- the pilW gene encoding type IV pilus biogenesis/stability protein PilW — encoded protein: MSHHTPVYPAAAANAVLRGTMLAGALLGAGLGAGCTTLLPVGDNDGIDDSDLQVELGTVAESPADLYVNMASAYLQRGQIDAALTRAKQAVREDRGSARAHYMLAIVYQRIGEREEAETQFQKAVQIDSKNPDYRNAWGVVLCEQQRYKEADKQFQQALDTPLYSNPEVALTNAADCAKRAGDATAAERYWRQALEKNSTFGPALLSMAGHAFAAGNAEQARIYMARYSAVAGNTVRPQALLLAVRIERELGNTATAKQLETSLRQRFPDAPEIMEL
- the rlmN gene encoding 23S rRNA (adenine(2503)-C(2))-methyltransferase RlmN, with the protein product MLQSVNPLELDLQGCERLAVAHGGKAFHGRNLFKWLHKHGVLDFAAMTDLPAAMRQSLAQQCRCELPRIALEQPAPDGTVKWMLELADGQRVETVFIPEGKRRTLCVSSQVGCALDCRFCATARQGFNRNLTPGEIIGQVWTATRRIGVAPSNVVLMGMGEPLANFDAVVHAMEVMCHDLAYMLAKTRVTLSTSGLVPNIHRLKEVADVSLAVSLHAPDNALRDQLVPINKKYPLEELIPACKAYAGNDKRRRITWEYVMLDGVNDSLAHAKALIRLLEGVPSKVNLIPFNPFAGSGFETSPPERIDAFRMRLIGAGLVTTTRKTRGEGIAAACGQLVGRVENRRRAVRWDAVDVARPAA
- the ndk gene encoding nucleoside-diphosphate kinase; translation: MSVEQTLSIIKPNAVAKNAIGAICDRFEKAGLRIVAARMLHMTREQATAFYAVHQGKPFFDELVGFMTSGPVLAMALEGDDAIARNREIMGATNPAQAAPGTIRADFADSFTENAVHGSDAPDTAATEISFFFPEGTCARTR
- a CDS encoding acetyltransferase; protein product: MSDYDLFNGDADGLCALQQLRLAEPRESTLVTGVKRDIALLEKVAPTAGDRLTVLDISLDKNRAALTRALEAGASVRWFDHHYAGEIPAHECFEAHIDPRPDQGTSLLVNQALDGAFLPWALVGTFGDNFDANARRLADEAGLSSADTEALRELGILLNYNGYGSQVADLHFPPDQLFQRLHPYRNPLEFIAADAAFAQLRAGHAEDMERARALKPTLETATHCVLQLPAQAWTRRVSGVLGNALAQQAPGRAHALLTALDQGGYLVSVRAPLEHPDGADALCRQFPTGGGRKAAAGINVLADSDHDRFVAAFLATFS